From a region of the Phaseolus vulgaris cultivar G19833 chromosome 6, P. vulgaris v2.0, whole genome shotgun sequence genome:
- the LOC137833446 gene encoding glycerophosphodiester phosphodiesterase GDPDL4-like — translation MVSSQASLKQPIDTEVRNRCLNLGDSTPPPYMRPVPIGGLFQLVDKSSLPPAMAPAPSLTEADVTEPPLAPFSKIAPSNSIDGAAPGAQPPQNAQAKVAVCFFMSSLTVLLASLLL, via the exons ATGGTGTCATCACAGGCTTCCCTCAAACAGCCAATAGATACAGAAGTAA GGAACAGATGCTTAAATTTGGGTGACAGCACTCCTCCTCCTTACATGAGACCAGTTCCAATAGGTGGTCTTTTTCAACTCGTAGACAAATCTTCCTTACCACCAGCTATGGCTCCAGCCCCTTCCCTGACCGAAGCTGATGTTACAGAACCCCCTTTGGCTCCTTTTTCTAAAATAGCCCCATCTAACTCCATTGATGGAGCTGCACCAGGAGCACAACCACCACAAAATGCACAGGCTAAGGTTGCTGTCTGCTTCTTCATGTCCTCTCTGACAGTGCTTCTAGCCTCTCTTCTACTTTGA